The DNA region ATCAGCGCGGCTTCGGTGCGACGGGCGGTCGAGCTCGGACATCGAGTCACCGTTCTCAATCGCGGTCGCTCCGAGGAGAGGGCGCTGCCGGAAGAGGCCGAGCTCCTGCAGGGCGACATCCGTGACGCGGACGCGGTGCGGGCAGCACTCGGGGACCGTGAGTTCGACGTCGTTGCCCAGTTCACCGCCTTCACCCCCGCCCACGTGCAGGCCGACATCGCGCGTTTCGCCGGCCGGACCGGGCAGTACGTGTTCATCAGCTCCGCGTCGGCGTACCAGAAGCCGCCGCAGCGGTTTCCGATCACCGAGTCGACCCCGCTCCGCAATCCGTTCTCCGGGTATGCGCGAGACAAGATCGCCTGCGAGGATGCCCTGACGAGCGCGTACCGCGATCAGGGATTCCCGGTCACGATCGTCCGCCCTTCGCACACCTACGACTGCACCAGCATGCCCACGCTGGCCGGGTGGAACGACGTCGCTCGGATGCGCGCGGGGCGGCCTGTGGTCGTGCACGGCGACGGCACCACGCCGTGGACCATCACGCACTCGACCGACTTCGCCGTGGGATTCGTCGGTCTCTTCGGCCGTCGCGACGTGCTCGGCGACACCTTCCACATCATGGGGGACCACGCGCCGACGTGGGATCAGATCTACACCTGGCTGGGCGAGGCTGCAGGGGTCCGTCCCGAACTGGTGCACGTGTCCTCCGACACGATCGCCGCAATCCGGCCGTCGTTCGCCGCAGACCTGCACGGCGACAGGGCTCACCCGATGGTGTTCGACACCGCCAAGATCCGGCACATCCTCCCCGAGTTTCGCTCCCGTGTGCCGTTCTGGATCGGGGCGCAGGAGATCATCGCGTACCACGACGCCACCCCGGCCCGGCAGGTGGTCGATGCCGAACTCGACGCCGACCTGGATCGGATGATCGCGACCGTGCGTGCATAGGCAGCCGGGGTTCAGGACCGGATGGGCGCCCCGATCGCGAGCCGCTGATCTGCGAGAGGACAGCTGAAGACGTCACGCTCGCCGAGTCCGACCCGGTTGATGTAGCGCACCACGATCGCGTACGACGTGAACAGGCCGACCTGCGTGTACTGCACGTCATGCTCCCGGCAGTATGCGGCGATGATCGGGGCGGCGCGACGCAGATGCGGGCGGGGCATCGAGGGGAACAGATGATGCTCGACCTGGTAGTTCAGCCCACCCATGGCGACGTCGAGGAAGCGGCCGCCGCGCACGTTCCGACTCATCAGCACCTGCCGCCGCAGGAAGTCCAGGGTCATGTCCCGAGGTACGACCGGCATCCCCTTGTGGTTGGGGGCGAAGGCGATCCCCATGTAGAACCCGAACAGTCCCAGTTGCACCGCCAGGAAGACGAAGGCGATTCCGGGGGACAGCACGATGAACACCAGTACCAGGTATCCGATCATGCGGACGCTGAGGAACGTGATCTCGGCCCACCGGCGTTCGAGCCGGCCCCGCGCGAACATCCGCCGCACGCTCGAAGCGTGCAGCGAGAGTCCTTCGAGGAGCAGGATCGGGAAGAACAGCACGCCCTGATGTCCGCGCAACCACGTGATGACCGGTCCCTGGTGCCTCGTCGCAGCCTCGGTGGAGACAGCGATCACGGGGAGCTCGATGTCGGGGTCGGAGCCCAGCTTGTTCGGGTTGGCGTGGTGGCGGGTGTGCTTGTGCTGCCACCATCCGTAGCTCATGCCGACGAGCAGGTCGCCGAGGATGATGCTGATCCAGTCGTTCCACCGGCCGGACACGAAGATCTGCCGGTGCGCCGCATCGTGACCGAGGAACGCGATCTGGGTGAACACGATCGCCAGGACGGCGGCGGTGAACAGCTGCCACCAGGTGTCGCCGATCCAGAGGAACGCGAGCAGGCACACGCCCACAGCGATCGGGGCGGCGATGAGCTTCGTCCAGTAGTAGCCGTAGCGCCGGTGCAGGAGCCCGCGCTCGCGTACCTGCTGCGCCAACTCGGTGAAGGCGCTCGATCTTCGGGACGCGTTGTCGCGCGGACGGGTGTGGACGGTCGGACGGATGACGTCCATGATGACCTCGTCTCCGGCGTCGCCCAGAGCGGGCGGCGGAGGTGTTGTTCTTTCGCGAACGGCCCTTCAGAGCGTCGCGTTCGGATCTTCAGTTGTGCTCGCTGGTGCTGACGGTACGCGCCCAAGCTGGGTGCGCGTTCAGGGTCGGGACGGCGCCCGGCGACTCATGATCGGAAGCCCGATCA from Microbacterium sp. SY138 includes:
- a CDS encoding SDR family oxidoreductase, with translation MGTQDILFIGGSGVISAASVRRAVELGHRVTVLNRGRSEERALPEEAELLQGDIRDADAVRAALGDREFDVVAQFTAFTPAHVQADIARFAGRTGQYVFISSASAYQKPPQRFPITESTPLRNPFSGYARDKIACEDALTSAYRDQGFPVTIVRPSHTYDCTSMPTLAGWNDVARMRAGRPVVVHGDGTTPWTITHSTDFAVGFVGLFGRRDVLGDTFHIMGDHAPTWDQIYTWLGEAAGVRPELVHVSSDTIAAIRPSFAADLHGDRAHPMVFDTAKIRHILPEFRSRVPFWIGAQEIIAYHDATPARQVVDAELDADLDRMIATVRA
- a CDS encoding acyl-CoA desaturase — protein: MDVIRPTVHTRPRDNASRRSSAFTELAQQVRERGLLHRRYGYYWTKLIAAPIAVGVCLLAFLWIGDTWWQLFTAAVLAIVFTQIAFLGHDAAHRQIFVSGRWNDWISIILGDLLVGMSYGWWQHKHTRHHANPNKLGSDPDIELPVIAVSTEAATRHQGPVITWLRGHQGVLFFPILLLEGLSLHASSVRRMFARGRLERRWAEITFLSVRMIGYLVLVFIVLSPGIAFVFLAVQLGLFGFYMGIAFAPNHKGMPVVPRDMTLDFLRRQVLMSRNVRGGRFLDVAMGGLNYQVEHHLFPSMPRPHLRRAAPIIAAYCREHDVQYTQVGLFTSYAIVVRYINRVGLGERDVFSCPLADQRLAIGAPIRS